In the genome of Myxococcales bacterium, one region contains:
- a CDS encoding response regulator: MKIEHILIVEDDDEQRDLYALSVQKIGGWSVDLAATGVQALAMLEVRRPDVIVLDVNIPEMTGPEIFSKMRALPATDDVPIIFITALTGDKELADPKVLEPAGIIQKPIELRDFPTQLRRITEAI; the protein is encoded by the coding sequence ATGAAGATCGAACACATCCTGATCGTCGAAGACGACGACGAGCAGCGTGATCTCTATGCACTCTCGGTCCAAAAGATTGGCGGTTGGAGTGTCGACCTGGCAGCCACGGGGGTTCAGGCTCTGGCGATGCTCGAAGTTCGTCGGCCCGATGTCATCGTGCTGGATGTGAACATCCCCGAGATGACTGGGCCCGAAATTTTCTCGAAGATGCGGGCGCTCCCGGCAACAGACGACGTGCCGATCATCTTCATCACGGCTCTCACCGGAGACAAAGAGTTGGCTGATCCAAAGGTGCTCGAGCCGGCGGGCATCATCCAGAAACCAATAGAGCTGCGGGACTTTCCAACGCAGCTCCGGCGAATCACGGAAGCGATCTAA
- a CDS encoding ABC transporter ATP-binding protein translates to MGLMLRYRALLLFGILCMVGYTVFTAAPAWYIKDLVDALEQGNVPPMEQFVMVGLAIVLIFSLRGLFFFGHNYLIGIMGARLVADLRMRLFNHHLTLSFSFFTGKSSGNLISRFTADLISLRQSLSMSITGPLRDVPQIAIYIAILFYRSWHLALAALGLLPIAFFLISRFGKRNNQLATLRQESLGDLTALLVEAINGIRVVKAFGMEKYEGDRFHQANKVFLRRQKRSVRLNSYSPPVLETMGALAAAGIFMFGGYLIIRGTITTGDFASFIFAFFLLSDPIKKLNGFSLKVHDGIAAARRVFQLLDVRPEVADKPGAETLPPIQRELSIDIPRFCYNSNDEPALQDIRFTVKAGEVIALVGASGAGKTTLVNLVPRYFDLQEGAITIDGRNIQDVTLSSLRAQIAIVTQEIFLFHDTVANNIAYGDIDCPKEKIVEAARAANAHQFIENLPEGYDTQIGEGGRHLSGGQRQRLSIARALIKNAPILILDEATSALDSESEIEVQEAIERILEDRTTIVIAHRLSTIRQADRIYVLDGGRIVESGDHDELLQRGGQYKRLYEMQFRDVLVAADKPRFPWRRWWERVKEVAGEEPPPKSMEG, encoded by the coding sequence ATGGGGCTGATGCTGCGCTACCGTGCGCTGCTGCTCTTCGGCATCCTTTGCATGGTGGGCTACACGGTCTTTACCGCGGCGCCCGCGTGGTACATCAAGGATCTGGTGGATGCCCTCGAGCAGGGCAACGTCCCGCCCATGGAGCAGTTCGTGATGGTCGGGCTGGCGATCGTCCTCATCTTCTCGCTGCGGGGGCTGTTCTTCTTCGGCCACAACTATCTGATCGGGATCATGGGGGCGCGGCTGGTTGCCGACCTGCGCATGCGCCTGTTCAACCACCACCTGACGCTGTCCTTCTCGTTTTTCACGGGCAAGTCCTCCGGCAACCTCATCTCGCGGTTCACGGCCGATCTGATCTCGCTGCGTCAATCGCTCAGCATGAGCATCACGGGACCGTTGCGGGACGTGCCCCAGATCGCCATCTACATCGCCATCCTGTTCTACAGGAGTTGGCACTTGGCCCTGGCCGCGCTGGGGCTGCTGCCGATCGCGTTCTTCCTCATCTCCCGCTTCGGCAAGCGCAACAACCAACTGGCCACGTTGCGGCAGGAATCCCTGGGCGACCTGACCGCCCTGCTCGTGGAGGCGATCAACGGCATCCGGGTCGTCAAGGCCTTCGGCATGGAGAAATACGAGGGCGACCGCTTCCACCAAGCCAACAAGGTGTTCCTGCGGCGCCAAAAACGGTCGGTGCGGCTCAACTCGTACTCGCCGCCCGTGCTGGAAACCATGGGGGCGTTGGCCGCGGCGGGAATCTTCATGTTCGGCGGATATCTCATCATCCGGGGCACGATCACCACCGGCGACTTCGCCTCCTTCATCTTCGCGTTCTTCCTGCTCAGCGATCCGATCAAGAAGCTCAACGGCTTCTCCCTCAAGGTGCACGACGGCATCGCGGCCGCCCGGCGGGTGTTCCAGTTGCTCGATGTGCGGCCCGAGGTGGCGGACAAGCCCGGCGCCGAGACGTTGCCCCCGATTCAGCGGGAGCTTTCCATCGACATCCCCCGCTTCTGCTACAACTCCAACGACGAGCCGGCCCTGCAGGATATTCGGTTTACCGTGAAGGCCGGCGAGGTGATCGCACTGGTGGGCGCCAGCGGCGCGGGCAAGACCACGCTGGTCAATCTCGTTCCGCGCTATTTCGACCTGCAGGAAGGCGCGATCACCATCGACGGGCGAAATATCCAGGACGTCACGCTCTCGTCGCTGCGCGCCCAGATCGCCATTGTGACCCAGGAGATTTTCCTGTTCCACGACACCGTTGCCAACAACATCGCCTACGGCGATATCGATTGCCCCAAGGAAAAGATCGTCGAGGCGGCCCGGGCCGCCAACGCCCACCAGTTCATCGAAAACCTGCCGGAGGGCTACGACACCCAGATCGGGGAAGGCGGGAGGCACCTCTCCGGCGGGCAGCGGCAGCGGCTGTCCATTGCCCGGGCACTGATCAAGAACGCCCCGATCCTGATCCTCGACGAGGCCACCTCGGCCCTCGATTCGGAATCGGAGATCGAGGTGCAGGAGGCCATCGAGCGCATCCTGGAGGACCGCACCACGATCGTGATCGCCCACCGGCTGTCCACGATCCGCCAGGCCGACCGGATTTACGTGCTGGACGGAGGGCGCATCGTCGAATCGGGCGACCACGACGAGCTGCTTCAGCGGGGGGGGCAGTACAAGCGGCTCTACGAGATGCAGTTCCGCGACGTGTTGGTGGCTGCCGACAAGCCCCGCTTTCCTTGGCGGCGTTGGTGGGAGCGGGTGAAGGAAGTGGCGGGCGAAGAGCCGCCGCCCAAGTCCATGGAAGGGTGA
- a CDS encoding PilZ domain-containing protein: MRTPEVEPNRRILVVDDRQEIHSDFRRLLMPKVESDEFAQLLSLDSNESSPRHHEIRFEVDSALQGPIALQMVQSAVVEERPYAVAFVDMSMSPGWDGLETVQRIWQVDPMLQIVFCAAFFDHSHERLLNELGRMDQFLILQKPFGTAELVQLACSLSERWRLAVETRLKMEDLEKVVAELSCRISRLENSQSELRESAHQPSRHLQEQLRGMSVFSRLQNRGDADISIAPAPRAMFDCRNLASVVLENAGSMAIRDISTSGIGIIVPSKSEKKLIDSETELTIWLTDDSPIHVKGIIRHLADLNDLEACAGFQFLDLGTENYCQIRDYVERELVH, encoded by the coding sequence GTGCGTACCCCAGAGGTCGAGCCCAATCGTCGTATCCTCGTCGTAGACGACAGGCAGGAAATCCATTCGGACTTTCGCCGACTCCTCATGCCCAAGGTCGAGTCTGACGAGTTCGCACAGCTGCTGAGCCTGGACTCCAACGAATCGAGTCCGCGACATCATGAGATACGATTCGAAGTCGATTCCGCACTACAGGGACCGATCGCACTGCAGATGGTGCAGAGCGCGGTTGTCGAAGAGCGACCGTATGCGGTCGCCTTTGTAGATATGAGCATGTCTCCAGGCTGGGACGGCCTCGAAACCGTGCAACGAATTTGGCAGGTCGATCCGATGCTGCAAATCGTGTTCTGCGCGGCATTCTTTGATCATTCCCATGAACGTCTCCTGAATGAACTGGGTCGGATGGACCAGTTTTTGATTCTCCAAAAGCCCTTCGGTACTGCCGAGTTGGTACAGCTCGCCTGTTCGCTGAGCGAAAGATGGCGGCTCGCGGTGGAAACCCGACTAAAAATGGAAGATCTCGAAAAGGTCGTTGCGGAATTGTCCTGCCGAATCAGCCGTCTCGAAAACTCGCAATCCGAATTGAGAGAATCTGCGCACCAGCCGTCACGCCATCTGCAGGAGCAGCTGCGCGGGATGAGTGTCTTTAGTCGACTGCAAAATCGCGGGGACGCGGATATATCCATCGCCCCGGCCCCTCGCGCCATGTTCGACTGCCGCAATCTCGCATCAGTCGTTCTGGAGAACGCGGGATCGATGGCGATCCGCGACATCAGCACGAGTGGCATCGGGATCATTGTTCCATCGAAATCTGAGAAGAAACTGATCGATAGCGAAACTGAGCTCACGATCTGGTTGACCGATGATTCTCCGATCCACGTGAAAGGAATCATCCGACATCTCGCGGACCTGAATGATCTGGAGGCCTGCGCGGGATTCCAGTTCTTGGATCTGGGAACTGAGAATTATTGCCAGATTCGAGACTACGTCGAGCGCGAGCTCGTGCACTAG
- a CDS encoding SPASM domain-containing protein, which translates to MRIITTASGLGSGVFKIVMRKISWFWHGLTLRKAINLAISGAQFYLKSEKAYNMPVIVKIDISPACNLRCPSCVHGFAGEDPVLQKQDLSNKHKMDIPHFTQLIDQIKATTSAVSLYYLGDPLAHPQLEEMCRIASDAGLGVHVGTNFSFRMTDERIRRLATCGITEFTADLDGMTQETYELTRVGANLETTMHNLKRLCAVKRELKLKFPVIEVQYIIFQHNVDDLEAAEQFCEEIGVDQFSSFWGNFHNYTDLGPDRFTVNEPKKPEKNAPPLCTWPHFNTLVKSNGDVIPCCWNREGEQYTPDGDKRVVGNVFESSLKEIWKSPKYETMRAMVNNPEKAMNESSDAKESFCHGCSMLFDTTRNENRQSARDYTWDDIFTMGPNGDPIRREQTPQL; encoded by the coding sequence GTGCGAATAATCACAACTGCGAGCGGGCTTGGGTCCGGCGTGTTCAAAATCGTCATGAGGAAGATCAGCTGGTTTTGGCACGGACTGACGCTGCGCAAAGCCATCAACCTGGCCATCTCCGGTGCGCAATTCTATTTGAAGTCCGAGAAGGCATACAACATGCCGGTGATCGTGAAGATCGACATCTCGCCGGCCTGCAACCTGCGCTGTCCATCATGCGTTCATGGCTTTGCCGGTGAAGATCCCGTGCTGCAGAAGCAGGACCTGTCGAACAAACACAAGATGGACATCCCGCACTTCACCCAGCTGATCGATCAGATCAAGGCAACGACTAGCGCGGTCTCGCTCTACTACCTCGGGGATCCACTCGCGCATCCCCAGCTCGAAGAGATGTGTCGCATTGCCAGCGACGCCGGGCTGGGCGTGCACGTCGGAACCAACTTCAGCTTCCGCATGACCGACGAGCGCATCCGCCGCCTGGCGACGTGCGGAATTACGGAATTTACTGCCGATCTCGATGGCATGACGCAAGAGACGTATGAACTGACGCGGGTAGGCGCCAACCTCGAGACGACCATGCACAACCTGAAGCGCCTCTGTGCGGTCAAGCGAGAGCTCAAGCTCAAATTTCCGGTCATCGAGGTGCAGTACATCATATTCCAACACAACGTGGATGATCTGGAGGCCGCCGAGCAGTTCTGTGAGGAGATCGGCGTCGACCAGTTCTCCAGCTTCTGGGGCAATTTCCATAACTATACGGATCTCGGCCCCGATCGTTTTACGGTCAATGAACCGAAGAAACCCGAGAAGAACGCTCCTCCTCTTTGCACATGGCCGCACTTCAATACGCTGGTCAAGAGCAATGGCGATGTGATCCCTTGCTGCTGGAATCGTGAAGGCGAGCAGTACACACCCGACGGAGACAAGCGGGTAGTGGGCAATGTATTCGAATCGTCCCTCAAGGAAATCTGGAAATCTCCCAAGTACGAAACCATGCGCGCGATGGTCAACAACCCGGAGAAGGCGATGAACGAATCGAGCGATGCCAAGGAATCGTTTTGCCACGGCTGCTCGATGCTATTTGATACGACTCGAAACGAGAATCGACAGTCCGCACGCGATTACACGTGGGACGATATCTTCACGATGGGACCGAACGGCGACCCGATTCGGCGGGAACAGACGCCTCAGCTCTAG
- a CDS encoding histidine phosphatase family protein has translation MQRNANDAISLIQIAEGALNETSGILIRMRELSIQAANGTLGSSERTAINDEFQDLASEITRIARVTQFNGRVLLNGGSAIEFQIGTANTSSDRIAVSSVDATASAIGLDNLAVSSATGAQNALEVLDSAISNVASLRATFGTALNRMESTIRSIAIAYENTSSAESRIRDVDFAVETAELIGECLGLRTLEPDEAFWELSKGEWEGRMPRILPPEVRREVDADPFGYRPPGGESYRDVWMRVGPAFDRWVARYRGETILFVLHGDVIRALLYHLIRFPPERIGDWTIDSCSLTEVSETDGRIVIVGLNDASHLP, from the coding sequence GTGCAACGAAACGCAAACGACGCAATTTCACTCATTCAGATCGCAGAGGGCGCACTCAATGAAACGAGTGGCATTCTGATTCGTATGCGAGAGCTCTCGATCCAGGCGGCCAATGGCACCCTGGGGAGCAGCGAGAGAACCGCGATCAACGACGAGTTTCAGGATCTCGCCAGCGAGATTACGCGGATCGCACGAGTCACACAATTCAACGGCCGGGTATTGTTGAACGGAGGTTCCGCGATTGAATTCCAGATTGGCACTGCAAATACCAGCAGTGACCGCATCGCGGTGAGTAGTGTCGATGCCACAGCCTCGGCCATCGGATTGGACAATCTGGCAGTCAGCAGCGCCACCGGGGCCCAGAACGCACTCGAAGTCCTCGATAGCGCCATCAGCAATGTGGCCAGTCTGCGCGCCACCTTTGGTACCGCGCTCAATCGCATGGAAAGTACGATTCGCTCGATCGCGATCGCATACGAAAATACCTCCTCCGCCGAATCCCGCATTCGAGACGTGGACTTTGCCGTGGAGACCGCCGAGCTGATCGGCGAGTGCCTCGGGTTGCGCACCCTCGAACCCGACGAGGCCTTCTGGGAATTGAGCAAGGGGGAGTGGGAAGGGCGGATGCCCCGCATCCTGCCGCCGGAGGTACGGCGGGAAGTGGACGCGGACCCCTTCGGTTATCGCCCCCCGGGGGGCGAATCGTACCGCGACGTCTGGATGCGGGTCGGGCCGGCCTTCGACCGGTGGGTGGCCCGCTATCGGGGGGAGACGATCCTGTTCGTGCTGCACGGGGACGTGATCCGCGCCCTGCTCTATCACCTGATCCGATTCCCCCCCGAACGCATCGGGGACTGGACCATCGACTCCTGCTCCCTGACCGAGGTGAGCGAGACGGACGGACGCATCGTGATCGTCGGCTTGAACGACGCCAGCCACTTACCCTGA